The Mesoterricola silvestris sequence CGAGGGCGTCGCCGCACTTGGCGCCGGATGCATTCCCGGACCCGATTAGGGTGACCTTGAGCGCTCGGTGCCTTCCAGCCAAGACAGGGTGGCCATCCCGGAGGAGGAATTCAGTGGTGGTGGAATTGTTGTTGAGCCCCGTAAGCACAAGCGCCCCATGGGTGCCCTTGTCCGCCAGAACGTAGATGATCAGTTGGTAGCCTGGGCGCTGGTCTGGGGGCACCTCCGCGACGGGGGCCACTGGCTTGGTCGGAGCGGGCGCTGGGGCCTCTCCAAGCAACTCCGCCCGGATCGCTGCCTTTCGGGCTTCCTGGCGGGTTTGGGCCTGCTGCGCGGCCTCCTCCAGGCTCAGCTTGGCCTTGTCGGCTTCGTACCGATCCTTATCGGCCTGGTTCCCCGCCGCGTCCGCAGTGAGCCTTTGATTGACCATCTGGTCCAGGGCGGCCGGATTGGCCTTGAGCAGCATGGCCATCCCGAATTGCCGAGTTGGAGCCTGGCTGGGCGCCCCCCCACCTCGACTGAGCGCGGCCAATTGAGCCATGGGTGTGCCATCCTGTGCCACCACCCCGCCTGCGGGCATTCTGGTTCGGATCCCCATGGTGCCCAGGGCCCTTCGGAAGGTATCCACGACGGGGTTCTGGGTCAGGCCGGCGATGTCGTTCGACATGCCCTCATGGGCGGCGAACTCCGCCACCGTCAGAGTCAAGCCTGCCTGTTTGAGGCCCGCCAAGTCGAAAGCTGGGTCCAGAAAGACCCAATCACAGGCGGTTCCTTTTGGGGTGGGCTGCATTTTCGCGTGGAGGTTGAACTTCACGTTCAATAGGCCCTTCGGCTCTTTCGAGAAGTCCGTCGTTTCGGCGAAGCTCGCTGGGGTGGCCGTTGCGGGCGAACCGACGACCAGCATAGAAAGCGCGAGGGTGGATGCGGAAAGGCGGGAAAACATGGCCAACTCCTGGGTGGTCTTAGAGAATGGGAGACCGGGGTCACGGGTAATTAGGTGGCGCGGAGAACCCCTTCACCAGGCTGGAACGGGCGTGGTGGCCACCTTACCGCCCAGGGATTTGATGCGCTGGGCCCACCGGGCCAACTGCTCGATGGCGGCCTTTTCCTCCGCGCCGTTGAAGGCGATGCTCTTGATCGGCGGGTACAGGTTCAGGGTGAGGCCGGCCTCCACGAACGCCTTGTCTGCGGCCCAACTGAAGGAGTCCGGTTCGTCAGACCGCAGCCACAGGCCCTTGGCTTGGTGATCGCGGTACGCATCCGCGAGGCTCGGCAGTTCCCGTGCGCCGCCAAAGTCGAACTCGCTCGCCCCGATGAACCCGTCCAAGATCCGGTCCATGTGGGCCAGGTCAAGATTTCTCGCCTTACCAACCAGGATGGAGTTCGGGGTGAACACCAACCACAACGGGCCCGTCTGGAGTTCTCCATAGTAACCTCGGGTTCGGGCGCGCTCGAAGGGTTGGATCGCCATACTCCCCATGAAGGGCCGCGGCTCCAGGGTAAGGCCAATCCACGCATCGCCCCATTTGACGCCCCTGAAGGGAACCACCCACTCCGTCCCCGGGAATTTCAGGGTGCCATTGATTTCATTCGTTCCGTAGGCGACACAAGCCACCATGGACTGCATTACCGGGAAGTCCGCGGTGATCTGGGGACCGAGGGTGGTCCGGGGAAATTTGACCGCCGGCCCCCGCTCGAAACCCCATGCTTTGAAGGATCGGGCGATGAACGTCTCGTCTACTCGGTCCAGGGTATACAGTGCCGAATCGAAGGCAAACCTCCATCGGGTGTCCGCCTTTTCTCCGTCTACCCACTTTTGGCCACGGTCGATGGACATCTGGGGGCCGGCCTTGGTAGCGCGGATCAACAGGATGGGGGACTCCACCACCGAGCGCTGGTCAAGCACACTTTTGGAGGTGACCCTGTAGACGTTGATCTCCTTGCCGCCCTCGATCCACATGCTGGGAGGGCTGTCGGGGAAGGGATGCTTAAGGCGTTCGCGCCAGTCCTTGGGGACGGGTGGGATGCGGGTGAACGTCGCTTCCCGGAGTTGGACCTTCTGGGTTCCAGTCAAATCCCGAATGTACAAAAGTGCCCGCGGTGTGATCCCCTGGTCGGCATGGGTGGTGGCGGGTAACTTGACATCCCCCTTCGCCGCTTTGGCGCGTGGCGGCGCTCCGCCCAACATGCCGACAAGGACAAGCGAAATTGAGATGGCGCGCAGCGGGATCATGGGGAACTCCATGGGGATTGGGGCTGGATGTGAAGGTTCAGGTAGAAATGAGAAGAACTAAGAACCAAATCTTTGAAGGAAATCAGAGGGCTCCATTAGGTTGATGCGGATGCCGATCTATTTACAGGCAGGGGGCTGTCCAGGGCCCTTCCTGCATATGAGTGATAACGGAGTTGCCTCTTGCTGAAGATTTAACGGGGATTGGTATGGATCGAGGTTGCCACGGGGTTCAGTGTCATTTCAAGAAGAACTTAACGTTTATGCGTATGAACGTGATTATTTGTTGGTGTCAGGCACTTTGGAGAGCATTCCTCCAAAGGGGTCTGGCGTGGCTCAGAAAAAGAAGGAAGACCAGTGGGTTCCGATCACCGCTCGGATCAGTCCCGATTCCGCCGTTCGCTTGCGCGTGAACGCCGCCCGGCGGGGGATCCCTTTTGGCCGTGTCTTGGACGAATTGATCCAGGCTGGGCTTCAGCCGGAAAAGCCCCTGCGGGGTCCAGGCCTGGTCCCCAAGACCGCCGTGCCTTGGACCGTCGAGCGATTGGGAAAAGCATTAGGGGACCTTGGCATCACACAGGCGGCGTTCTCCAGGGAATTGAAGCTGTCGCAGAAAGCCGTCAACAACTGGTTCTTGAAGGGCGAGATCCCGCCCCGAAGGCAAATGGAAATTGAACGTGCGATTGCAGCATTGAGGAAAGCCTAGGGGCCACGCAGGATGTCCTGAATCAGCGGAGCACGGAGCACTTCGTGGGCGAGGAGCAAGTCCACCAATTGCCTCCATTCATGCTCATTCAGGATGAGCGTTTCTTCCGCCAAAGTGATCCCTTCAGAGATCCAGACCTTGACGCGTTCCTGGACCTGGGTGGCAAGGGCCGGGGTAGAAGCGAGGATCTCCTCAGAAATCGAAATGACACCGATTACCGGGTCGAATCCGAAGGTGATGATGGCACGCCTGGCTAGGTGGGAGGCGCGCTCCAAGTCGGAACTACAGCCTGCGGTTATGGCTTCAGAGCTGCGGGACACCATTGCCTCTCCGGCCCTCCCAGCCAAGAGGATTGCGAGATCTTCTCGAATAGATCGGGGGGTGGGCAGCCCACCATCGCCCTGGACGGCCTGGGTGATTCCTCCAGTGCCGTTTGCCCTGGAGATGATGTCCAGCCGCGTGATTTTGGAGTCAGGGCGGAGCTTGGCTTGGACGACCGCATGGCCAGCTTCGTGGGCTGCGCAAATGCGCCGGTCCTCGGTCCTCTCTTTGCGCGAAGAACGGGGCCCCAACTGTGTCCATTCGAGCGCCTGCTCGAGGTCTGCCTGAGTTATTTCGTGCCGCCCATCCCGGAGGGCCCATTGGACGGCCATCCGCACGAGGCCATGCAGGTCAGCAGCGCTGGAGCGGAACGAACGCTGGGCTAGATCCGGGAGGTCCAGGGATCCATGGGTGGGAAGATGGGAAAGGACGTTTCGCAGAATGGCTTCTCGCTCCTCCACGCCCGGAAGCTCTAACGGGATAAGGCCGTCGAACCGCCCAGGGCGCAGTAGGGCAGGGTCCAGCAACTCGGGATGGTTCGTCGCGGCAAGCACCAGCAAGGGCCGCTCTCGTTGCTGGAGGCCATCCATGGCTGTAAGGAGCGTGGTCACGCACCGGTGGGTGTCGGCGTCCATCGCTGTGGAACGTGAGATCCCAATGGCATCCAGTTCGTCCAGGAAGAGTACGGCGGGTGCGTGCCGCGCCGCCTCCTGGAAAAGCTCCCGGAGTCGGACCGATGCTGTGTCGCGGTACCGGCTGGCGAGGTCGCCCGGCGTCGCGGAGAAGAACGGCAAGTGGCTTTCGGCGGCCAGCGAGCGGGCAAGTGAGGTTTTCCCGCAACCCGGGGGACCGGTCAGGAGATAGCCCTTAGGCACCGGAAGGCTCCCATGGTTTTCCTGCAGAAGACGCACGGCCACCCGGAGGAGGGACTTCGCGTCCTCAAGCCCTACGAGCTGGTCAAAGCCGCCCTGCGGGAATTCCATCGCATGGGGTCGGCTTCCGGGAGCAGGACAGGGGGCCTCACGCGTCTCCTTGGCTTTACTTAAGCGGAGGATGAGATCGCCATCCTCTCGGACCAGGGGAAGGAAGTGTGGGGTCACGGTTGTCCCCGCCCGGGCCTGCTCCCGGAACACCCAATCCAAGCGGAGGCTGTCGAGGAAGCGGCCCACGGCCTCCCTGTCCCGAGGCGAACACCAGGTCCAAGCGGCCGCCGGCCGGTGGAAGGCCACCATCTGCCTTTTGACCCTGGGCGAAGCCATGGCCAGGACTGGGACGCCAACGAGACGGTCCAACCACTGGGGCTCACATCGCCGCGGCAGATGCAGCAAGACCGCATCAATCCTCCCAAGGGACGGCTGGTCTCCACCGTTGGCTTCCGGCAATTCATGGAACCGAAGGGCCCTTGCGCCCAGAGCCGCCTTGAAGGGTGCGAGCGATCCCCGCGTGGCTATCCGCAGGGGGACCGCGTCCAACTTTGCCTTGGCCAGGGCCCGTTCGGCGGGGCCTGCGGTCACGCGCAAAGTGGTTGCAGGTCGTTGACCCATTAGCTCGAGCAGGTCGGGAACAAGCCTGGAGGCGAAGACGTCGCCTTGGGCTTCCGCCTTGCGGGCATCGAGTTCGCGGCTTTCCGCCAGGAGGCAGAGGAGGGCTTCCTCCCTTCCCAGCTCAAGCTTGGGCAGTTTCAGGGCCTCGAGCTTCCGCCGTGCGGAGCGCATGAAAACCTCAATCAGATCCGAGCCAGTGAGACGGCTCATGGCAAGGACAAAGCCCTTGGCGAGGCGCGATACCAGCTCAGGTGAAAGGATGCGCCTCCCCTGGGCCTCCTCGTCACGGGAAGGCTCGCTGGCCTCGTCCAGGAGCCTGAGGAGTTGCGCTCGG is a genomic window containing:
- a CDS encoding helix-turn-helix domain-containing protein, with product MAQKKKEDQWVPITARISPDSAVRLRVNAARRGIPFGRVLDELIQAGLQPEKPLRGPGLVPKTAVPWTVERLGKALGDLGITQAAFSRELKLSQKAVNNWFLKGEIPPRRQMEIERAIAALRKA
- a CDS encoding AAA family ATPase, encoding MRNEPSPTERLFQAAKRCATASGHDILSIEDLALGFYGLQEVPQVETIIEGIFRCPRTAISWPPDLAQRWQFATKVSEDKIAAVMAYDASARKVLQAAFEGQGNFDLHLLAKGVLLSDTYIGQEMRRSNRPQRSVRSPESQSQSPAPSKSSPKQRQEAMRMHLQERILGQDGPVKVLVEAYYQSLHCPSSLGTKGLFTLLGPPGTGKSSLCRSFATGLEAIEGTHGFLVIDVGTYSADYSHDQLFGFSPSYRDAQPGLLTNFVKNNPDSVILLDELEKANPAFLQAILGLLDHGSARDNFHGQDIDFSRCWIMITSNLGQEFFREDKPRTWSRAQLLRLLDEASEPSRDEEAQGRRILSPELVSRLAKGFVLAMSRLTGSDLIEVFMRSARRKLEALKLPKLELGREEALLCLLAESRELDARKAEAQGDVFASRLVPDLLELMGQRPATTLRVTAGPAERALAKAKLDAVPLRIATRGSLAPFKAALGARALRFHELPEANGGDQPSLGRIDAVLLHLPRRCEPQWLDRLVGVPVLAMASPRVKRQMVAFHRPAAAWTWCSPRDREAVGRFLDSLRLDWVFREQARAGTTVTPHFLPLVREDGDLILRLSKAKETREAPCPAPGSRPHAMEFPQGGFDQLVGLEDAKSLLRVAVRLLQENHGSLPVPKGYLLTGPPGCGKTSLARSLAAESHLPFFSATPGDLASRYRDTASVRLRELFQEAARHAPAVLFLDELDAIGISRSTAMDADTHRCVTTLLTAMDGLQQRERPLLVLAATNHPELLDPALLRPGRFDGLIPLELPGVEEREAILRNVLSHLPTHGSLDLPDLAQRSFRSSAADLHGLVRMAVQWALRDGRHEITQADLEQALEWTQLGPRSSRKERTEDRRICAAHEAGHAVVQAKLRPDSKITRLDIISRANGTGGITQAVQGDGGLPTPRSIREDLAILLAGRAGEAMVSRSSEAITAGCSSDLERASHLARRAIITFGFDPVIGVISISEEILASTPALATQVQERVKVWISEGITLAEETLILNEHEWRQLVDLLLAHEVLRAPLIQDILRGP